The DNA sequence GATAACACGTAAGCCAACCACGGCATCAGCTGCCAACGTCGTCAGCTTTCCGCGTTCTTCTCGATTAACATATAACCGTTGTTGGAGTGGACGAATTAAGAAACTCATTAATCCCACAACAACCGGTAGCCCGAGTGTGACAACTAAACCAAGAGCAACATTGGTACGGATCATTATCACTGCAATAACCGCAAATGCAACTGTTGCCGCTATTGTCTGTGTAATACCACTAATAAAATTACCTATTTTGTCAGCGTCAGACGTGGTTGCCGAAACAATTTCACCTGCGGAAAGTGGTTCTTTTTTAGTCAGTTGTCGCCCAGAGACATGACTAACGAGACGACGACGCCAGCTGTAAGTGCCACGGAGCCACACGAGTAAGACGAATGGCCCGCTTAAACTGCCAACAGCTCGAACGAAAATAACTCCGCACATGAGCAGTGCACCTGGTAGTAGCGCTGATGTCAGTCCGCTCTCAATACCAGAATCTAGGAAAATGCCCAGCGCCCACGGCACTAAGGCAGAACCGACGAACATGAGTAAGGAACCGAGGATAGCAACTGTCAGTAATTGCCAATTATCTCGCAGCGTTGAGGAAATGATATGTACTCTATCTGCACGAATCTGTTGTGGAAAATCGCTAAATCTCGGCCATGTTTTGGGCTGGGGGCCAACTTCATAGATACGTTGAGTGACAGTACTATGAGCCTTCTTTTTCATCTTACATGTCCTCTTTTCATTGACCTATTCCCCGCTCTGTATTGTCACTGTTGTTATAAAACAGTTGTGATGGCAAGACTGGTTTCCCAGTCTTGCCATCAGAACTGTTTAAGTACCTAGGTGTGCCTTAACACATTAGGATGCTCACTCGGTGTAGCCGATCTTCTCTGGAAGGAAGGTCTCGAAGGCCTTCGCACCGTAGTTAGCCAAGTTGGCTGGAACAGCGGTGAGGCTTGCACGGTAGTAGAGCGGGATGGTCATAACGTTGTCCCAAATGATCTTATCGACTTCATTGGTCATCTCGATACGCTTCTCGTTATCAGTTTCAGCGGAGATCTTTTCGACGTATTCGTCAATCTTTGGATCGGAAACCATGGAGAAGTTCGAAGCTGAACCAGTGCCGTAAATCTGACCGATGTTCGCCATTGGGTATGGCGTTCCGCGCCAACCGAATGCGATTGACTCAAATTCGCCAGCCTCAAGGACATTGGAGAATTCTGATGGCGGTACATCAGCGAAGACAACATTAATACCGATGTTCTTCATGTGCTCCTTAAAGAGCGCAGCAGCAGATTCGGATGTTGGAATACCAGTTAGACGGGTGAACTTAAAGGAAAGTTCCTTGCCGTCCTTTTCGAAGAACTTGGTGGTCTCGTTCATCTTGTAACCGAGATCTTCCAGATCCTTCATTGCGCCTTCTGGATCGAACTTCACTGAGTGATCTTCGTATCCGGCCTGGCCTGGCATGAAGAAGTGGTTACCAAGCGAAAGATCGAGTCCTTCAACTGGGAGACCAGCCATGTCAGTGGTCAGGAAGTCTGCCGAGTCAATACCCTTTTGTACTGCTTGGCGAACCTTAACGTCCTTGAGTGCCTCAGCGTTAGAGTTGAGGGTGATGTGGCGCCAAGAGGTTGAAGCCGACTGCTTAATTGCAGCGTTCTGGCGGCCCTTAACTAGCTCATAGGTTGCGGCATCAATGATTTGGTCAACGACGTCGAGCTCGTTATTAGCAAAGGCGTTTGCTTGTGCCTTGTTATCAAGAACTGAGATCGTAATAGTATCTAGCTTTGGCTTTTCGCCCCACCACATGTCATTACGCTCAAGAGTAATACGCTTGGTACCCTGGTCAATGCTCTTAAACTTGAACGGACCAGAAATAAGGTTGTTCAGAACGTTGACATCTGGAACCCAGCCTTCATTGAACATAGCTGGATCGGAGGTACCTGCAGCTGGCAGTGCGCCACTGAGGACTGATGACCAGTCTGGGTATTCACGATCGAACTTAGCGATAACTTCAAATTCGTCCTTACCCTGTTCGATAGAGACGATGTGCTCCCAACCGTCAGTTGATGCACAGTCAAAGCCGGTATCATCCGACTTACATGCATTCCAGTTTGCCTGGTAGTCAGCAACCGAAATCGGGGTGCCATCATTCCACTTAGCTTCTGGGTTGAGTTCGAGGGTAACGGTCATCTTAGAATCGCCGTCTTCCTTCTTCTCAACATTGTAGGACTCTAGATAATCCTTATTGACATCCCACGTGCCATCTTCAGCGAAAATGAGGTTGCCACCAGAAATCTTGGCGTACATATCGCTTACTTCAACGTTGTTACCGTTGACGTGAAGTGGGTTGAAATTCGTTGGCATCGCTGCGATAGCAAGACGAAGATCGCCGCCATCCTTGAGCTTTGCAGAATCGACGCGGTTAACATCCGACGTCGGTAGAGCGGCGGACTTGCCGCCTTCTGACGATTCCGACGACGCTGGGCCGGAACACGCGCTGAGTACAAGCGCGGAGGCTGCTACTAAAGCAAAGCCTGCTTTCTTAATTGTCATATGGTCCTCCTCTGGGACATAACTCCGACAAGAATTTGGAGTGATACCCTTTAGCCTAGTCTAGATTTAAAAAAAAGGTAAATTATTTTACTCATTTTTGAAGAAATGTGTACTAAAATACATCTGAGCCAGTAAAGTGTTTTACCGGCTCAGATGTATTTTAGTGTCGTAAAACTTACTCCACCCTAGAAAAGATTAACGGTACGCGGATAGTAACACGCAGCCTTATGATCCCCGCCCAATTCTTGGAAAGGTGGATGATGGGCATCGCATTGCGTTTGTTCTGCCGCTCCTAACGTCTTATACAACGGGCATCGCGTCACAAATCGGCACCCCTTAGGCGGATTTGCCGGCGATGGTAAATCACCCTCAAGCAAAATACGGTCACGATTACGTTCCTTGTGTGGATCAGGAATCGGAATCGCTGAAAGCAATGCCTGAGTATAAGGATGTTGCGGAGCTTCGAACACGGAATTCACATCGCCAACTTCAACGATCTTGCCCAGATACATAACAGCAACACGATCAGCGATATGACGAATAACAGATAAATCGTGTGCAACGAACAAGTACGATAGAGACATCTTCGAACGCAATTCATCAAGCAAGTTAATAACACCTGCCTGAATCGAAACGTCAAGCGCGGAAACCGGCTCGTCCAAGATCAAGAGTTTCGGCTCAAGTGCAAGCGCACGAGCAATACCGATACGCTGGCGCTGACCACCGGAGAAATTACGCGGGTAACGATTGACGTGTGCTGGCTCTAAACCAACCATCTTCATCAATTCTTCGACCCGTCCTGGAATATCTTCTTTCTTCCAGCCACCGTAACGCAATGGCTCTGCGATAATGTCAAAGACCGGGAATCGTGGATCCAACGAAGCCATCGGATCTTGGAAAACAACTTGCAGATCTTTACGAATTCGCTTGCGATCACTGCGACTAAGCTGAGTAGTGTCTTCACCCATGACAACAATTTTGCCGTTTTGCGGCTTAACAAGATCAAGAACTTGCATCAGCGTCGTCGTCTTGCCCGAACCGGACTCACCAACTAAACCAAGGGTTTCACCGGCGCGAATATCTAAGTCAATGCCATCTACTGCATGCACTGTACCCACTTGACGACGGAAAACAGAACCCTTCATCAGCGGGAAGTACCGCGTCATACCTTCAACGCGCAAAACTTCTTCGCGCTCTTCACGCGGGGCCGCAAACGGGGGCGGCACAGCTGCTGGCAATGGATAAATATCGGTGTATTTACGCGACTCGTGACGAATTTCTTCAGCACGCTTACAAGCAACACGATGCCGATGCGAATCAGCAGATTTAACATCCGCCAGAACAGGCTCGCCATCAAGGCAATGTGGTTGCGCAACTGGACAGCGTGCTGCGAACGGGCAGCCCGTAGGCTCAAAGAGCATCGACGGCGGATTACCTTCAACAGCTGCTAACTGGTATTCCTTCTTCGAATCCAAACGCGGTAACGAACCGAGCAAACCAATCGTGTACGGCATAGCCGAATGGTAGAAAATCTCATCAACAGAGCCAGATTCAACAACCCGCCCGGCATACATTACGGCAACCTTATCGGCCAAACCAGCAACAACACCAAGATCGTGGGTAATCATGATAACGGCAGCACCGAGCTCTTTTTGTGCTTGCCGAAGCACATCGAGAATCTGGGCTTGAATCGTAACATCCAGTGCGGTTGTCGGCTCATCCGCAATAATGAGTTCTGGCTTATTAGCAATCGCCATTGCAATCATGGCACGCTGACGCATACCACCAGAAAACTCATGCGGGAATGCCTTAATACGAATCTCTGGGTTCGGAATACCAACCATCGTCAATAATTCAATGGCCCGTTCTTTCCCCTGGGCTTCATTTAAGTCAGGATCATGAACTTTGAGCGCTTCAACAATCTGATCACCAATAGTATAGACAGGCGTCAATGCGGAAAGCGGATCCTGGAAGACCATGGCAACTGTTTTGCCGCGCACCTGCGACATATACGCATCGGAGCGACCTAGCACTTCGGTGCCATGGAGTTTTACCGAGCCATCAACCTGCGCCGATTGATCAAGTAACCCCATGATCGCCATTGACGTGACTGACTTTCCCGAACCAGACTCGCCAACAATACCCAAAACTTCACCAGAATTCACCGAGAAGTTAACACCACGCACTGCGTGCACAACACCGTCTTCGGAAGGGAAACGAACATGGAGATCGGTAACATCGACAATGGGAACGCCTGGCTGTGCCTGAGGAAGATCGCTCGATTCAAATGTCGTAGCATCCTTTTTCTTACTCATGCTTTCCCTCCGGACTTAGAAGTAGGATCAATCGCGTCACGCAAACCATCACCAATAAAATTCACTGACACCAGCATAAAGACCAACACTAACGCCGGTGGCACAAATAGCCACGAATGGGTCAATGCGGAAGACTGGCCCAAGCCAATCAAACCACCAAGAGAAATCTGTGGATCCTTGATACCAAGGCCAAAGTAAGACAATGTGGTTTCAGCTAGTACGGCACCCGCAATACCCAACGTAAAGTCAATAATGAGCAACGAGGAAATATTCGGAATAATGTGCCGCGTAATAACTACAAACGGTGGCACAGACATGTACTGCGCAGCATGAACATAATCAAGATTCTTAACTGACATCGTCATGGAGCGAACCACACGAGCGGTAAGCATCCAGCCAAAAAGCGCAAGTAGGAAGATGAGTACTGGAATAGATCCAGATTTTCCGCCAAGCCGTTGGTTAATAACTGCGATCAGCAAGAAAGAAGG is a window from the Arcanobacterium buesumense genome containing:
- a CDS encoding ABC transporter ATP-binding protein; this encodes MSKKKDATTFESSDLPQAQPGVPIVDVTDLHVRFPSEDGVVHAVRGVNFSVNSGEVLGIVGESGSGKSVTSMAIMGLLDQSAQVDGSVKLHGTEVLGRSDAYMSQVRGKTVAMVFQDPLSALTPVYTIGDQIVEALKVHDPDLNEAQGKERAIELLTMVGIPNPEIRIKAFPHEFSGGMRQRAMIAMAIANKPELIIADEPTTALDVTIQAQILDVLRQAQKELGAAVIMITHDLGVVAGLADKVAVMYAGRVVESGSVDEIFYHSAMPYTIGLLGSLPRLDSKKEYQLAAVEGNPPSMLFEPTGCPFAARCPVAQPHCLDGEPVLADVKSADSHRHRVACKRAEEIRHESRKYTDIYPLPAAVPPPFAAPREEREEVLRVEGMTRYFPLMKGSVFRRQVGTVHAVDGIDLDIRAGETLGLVGESGSGKTTTLMQVLDLVKPQNGKIVVMGEDTTQLSRSDRKRIRKDLQVVFQDPMASLDPRFPVFDIIAEPLRYGGWKKEDIPGRVEELMKMVGLEPAHVNRYPRNFSGGQRQRIGIARALALEPKLLILDEPVSALDVSIQAGVINLLDELRSKMSLSYLFVAHDLSVIRHIADRVAVMYLGKIVEVGDVNSVFEAPQHPYTQALLSAIPIPDPHKERNRDRILLEGDLPSPANPPKGCRFVTRCPLYKTLGAAEQTQCDAHHPPFQELGGDHKAACYYPRTVNLF
- a CDS encoding ABC transporter permease, translating into MMNTEHSPMVSQADVDAVQAALNEDARVRMESSHRYTRGQLIRRRFLRNWTAVLGVFMLIGVILFALFGSYLTPWDYLTRDRTAPLQAPSPNHWFGTDNRGRDLFALTVEGLRTSLMIGFSVAFLQTGWAALFGSSIAYFGKWVDRAGSWIIDLMLVIPSFLLIAVINQRLGGKSGSIPVLIFLLALFGWMLTARVVRSMTMSVKNLDYVHAAQYMSVPPFVVITRHIIPNISSLLIIDFTLGIAGAVLAETTLSYFGLGIKDPQISLGGLIGLGQSSALTHSWLFVPPALVLVFMLVSVNFIGDGLRDAIDPTSKSGGKA
- a CDS encoding ABC transporter family substrate-binding protein, which gives rise to MTIKKAGFALVAASALVLSACSGPASSESSEGGKSAALPTSDVNRVDSAKLKDGGDLRLAIAAMPTNFNPLHVNGNNVEVSDMYAKISGGNLIFAEDGTWDVNKDYLESYNVEKKEDGDSKMTVTLELNPEAKWNDGTPISVADYQANWNACKSDDTGFDCASTDGWEHIVSIEQGKDEFEVIAKFDREYPDWSSVLSGALPAAGTSDPAMFNEGWVPDVNVLNNLISGPFKFKSIDQGTKRITLERNDMWWGEKPKLDTITISVLDNKAQANAFANNELDVVDQIIDAATYELVKGRQNAAIKQSASTSWRHITLNSNAEALKDVKVRQAVQKGIDSADFLTTDMAGLPVEGLDLSLGNHFFMPGQAGYEDHSVKFDPEGAMKDLEDLGYKMNETTKFFEKDGKELSFKFTRLTGIPTSESAAALFKEHMKNIGINVVFADVPPSEFSNVLEAGEFESIAFGWRGTPYPMANIGQIYGTGSASNFSMVSDPKIDEYVEKISAETDNEKRIEMTNEVDKIIWDNVMTIPLYYRASLTAVPANLANYGAKAFETFLPEKIGYTE